In Carnobacterium sp. CP1, the following are encoded in one genomic region:
- a CDS encoding MFS transporter: MKQQTATGNPTMSGYQKKVLASSAVGYGLENMDIMFLSFSLSSIIADLQLNSAAAGLISTVTNIGMLLGGVFFGVLADKHGRIKMFSYTVYIFAFATAAMYFANNIYLIYFCRFLAGVGAGGEYGIGMALVAEVFSRKKMGAMTSIVTISGQFGSILAAVLAALIIPTLGWNTLFLFGLLPVIMAVLVRKHLDETDEWKQAQKETDGPSTSIKELFKTPKLTRLTISLMLMATVQIAGYFGLMNWLPSILQESLGLSVSGSSIWMISTIIGMSIGMLLFGRILDKLGARTAYALFLLASAASVFLFVTATSEWTLLIGGAVVGFFANGMFAGYGAIVGRLYPTHIRSTANNVILNVGRAVGGFSSVAIGLILDHYNLFAVMLFLSALYLFSFVIMMSIKGLKKDNYQNPDYIVE; encoded by the coding sequence ATGAAACAACAAACGGCAACTGGTAATCCAACCATGTCAGGCTACCAAAAGAAAGTATTGGCTTCATCAGCAGTAGGATACGGATTAGAAAATATGGACATTATGTTCCTATCTTTCTCGTTATCTTCTATTATTGCAGATTTGCAGCTCAATAGTGCGGCAGCAGGACTCATCTCTACGGTGACAAACATAGGGATGCTACTAGGGGGCGTTTTTTTTGGTGTGCTGGCCGATAAACATGGCCGAATCAAAATGTTCAGCTATACGGTTTATATTTTTGCTTTCGCCACAGCGGCTATGTATTTTGCAAACAACATCTACTTAATTTACTTCTGCCGCTTTTTAGCAGGTGTGGGAGCGGGCGGCGAATACGGTATCGGTATGGCTTTGGTTGCTGAAGTGTTCTCCAGAAAGAAAATGGGTGCAATGACGTCGATCGTTACGATTTCCGGTCAGTTCGGTTCCATTTTAGCAGCAGTCTTAGCGGCGCTGATTATTCCCACACTAGGCTGGAATACGTTATTCTTATTCGGTTTACTGCCTGTGATTATGGCTGTCTTGGTGCGCAAACACTTGGATGAAACCGATGAATGGAAACAAGCACAAAAAGAAACGGACGGTCCTTCGACATCAATCAAAGAACTGTTTAAAACGCCTAAATTAACGCGCTTGACGATTTCTTTGATGCTCATGGCTACGGTTCAAATTGCCGGCTACTTTGGTTTAATGAACTGGCTGCCATCGATTTTACAAGAAAGTTTAGGCTTGTCTGTTTCAGGTTCATCGATTTGGATGATTTCAACGATTATCGGCATGAGCATCGGAATGCTGCTGTTTGGCCGTATTCTAGATAAACTTGGAGCTCGCACAGCGTACGCGCTGTTCTTGCTCGCTTCAGCAGCGTCAGTCTTCTTATTTGTCACAGCGACAAGTGAATGGACATTGCTGATAGGAGGAGCGGTCGTCGGCTTTTTTGCAAATGGGATGTTTGCAGGATATGGAGCAATCGTCGGCAGACTTTATCCGACGCATATTCGCTCAACAGCTAATAATGTGATTTTAAATGTTGGGCGTGCAGTCGGCGGATTTTCATCCGTTGCAATTGGTCTTATTCTGGACCACTACAATCTGTTTGCGGTTATGCTGTTCTTATCGGCATTATACTTATTCAGTTTTGTGATCATGATGAGCATCAAAGGCTTGAAAAAAGACAACTACCAAAACCCAGATTACATTGTCGAATAA
- the mscL gene encoding large conductance mechanosensitive channel protein MscL, with translation MKNFIEEFKEFAFKGNVLDLAVGVVIGAAFTAIVTSLVEDIIMPLVGIIAGGTDVSSLSLEIGTTTLAYGAFLQAVINFLLIAFVVFMFIKLINSAAAKFKKETGEIGEEVEIPAAEEYLKEIRDLLAKEQASSSIEE, from the coding sequence ATGAAAAATTTTATAGAAGAATTTAAAGAATTTGCCTTCAAAGGCAATGTGCTCGACTTAGCCGTTGGGGTCGTTATTGGTGCTGCATTTACAGCCATCGTAACTTCACTGGTTGAAGACATCATCATGCCTTTGGTCGGTATAATAGCCGGCGGTACTGACGTTTCTAGTTTGTCGTTAGAAATTGGCACCACTACTTTAGCATACGGCGCTTTTTTACAAGCAGTTATTAATTTCTTACTTATCGCATTTGTAGTCTTTATGTTTATTAAACTGATCAACAGCGCTGCTGCCAAATTCAAAAAAGAAACAGGCGAAATTGGCGAAGAAGTGGAAATACCGGCTGCTGAAGAATATTTAAAAGAAATCCGCGACTTATTGGCAAAAGAACAGGCATCTTCTTCAATAGAAGAATAA